The Arachis hypogaea cultivar Tifrunner chromosome 19, arahy.Tifrunner.gnm2.J5K5, whole genome shotgun sequence genome has a window encoding:
- the LOC112777654 gene encoding uncharacterized protein: MTTNTSNLSLKLLLDSKNKKVLFAEASKEVVDFLFTLLQLPLATVIKLLTKEAVVGCLGNLYSSVENLNHVYMQPNLSKDLILNPAILGSSPSISGLLPSAAINHSNMTPKLFRCSQSCSYTVTDVYDSICAACRTGRMTAKVNYIKGEAPATAAPNKSNNGFVKEVITYMIMDNLLIQPMSTISGITMLNQFNVKDVGVLKETVVQLGMKEGLKLLKASMESEKVLTTVFLA; this comes from the exons ATGACGACTAATACTAGTAATTTGAGTTTGAAGCTTCTGCTAGACTCAAAGAATAAGAAAGTGCTGTTTGCAGAAGCCTCTAAGGAAGTGGTGGACTTCCTCTTCACCTTGCTTCAGTTGCCACTTGCTACCGTCATCAAGCTTTTAACCAAGGAAGCCGTGGTTGGTTGCTTGGGGAATCTCTACTCTAGCGTTGAAAACCTCAACCATGTTTACATGCAACCAAACCTATCTAAGGATCTTATCCTTAATCCAGCCATTCTTGGCTCTTCACCTTCCATCTCGGGCCTCCTCCCTTCAGCTGCTATAAACCACTCCAACATGACTCCAAAGTTGTTCAGGTGCTCACAAAGTTGTTCCTATACTGTAACAGATGTGTACGATTCTATTTGTGCCGCGTGCCGTACTGGTCGTATGACTGCGAAAGTCAACTATATCAAGGGTGAAGCCCCGGCCACGGCGGCACCTAATAAGAGCAATAATGGGTTTGTGAAAGAAGTAATAACTTACATGATCATGGATAATCTTCTCATTCAGCCTATGTCAACCATATCAGGCATCACCATGCTTAACCAGTTCAATGTCAAGGATGTTGGTGTCTTGAAAGAAACCGTTGTTCAGCTTGGCATGAAAGAG GGCTTAAAGCTACTCAAGGCATCCATGGAGTCTGAGAAGGTTCTCACAACCGTTTTCTTAGCTTGA
- the LOC112777174 gene encoding ABC transporter B family member 6, with the protein MVSRGLFGWSPPHIQPLTPVSEVSEPPESPSPYIDPGAETSASQQVEVEEEIEEPEEVEPPPAAVPFSRLFACADRFDWFLMILGSVAAAAHGTALVVYLHFFAKIIHVRQQDDQFHRFKELALTIVYIAGGVFAAGWIEVSCWILTGERQTAVIRSKYVQVLLNQDMSFFDTYGNNGDIVSQVLSDVLLIQSALSEKVGNYIHNMATFFGGLVIGFINCWQIALITLATGPFIVAAGGISNIFLHRLAENIQDAYAEAASIAEQAISYIRTLYAFSNETLAKYSYATSLQATLRYGILISLVQGLGLGFTYGLAICSCALQLWVGKFLVVHRKAHGGEIITALFAVILSGLGLNQAATNFYSFDQGRIAAYRLFEMISRSSSSFNHDGSAPASVQGNIEFRNVYFSYLSRPEIPILSGFYLTVPAKKAVALVGRNGSGKSSIIPLMERFYDPTLGEVLLDGENIKNLKLEWLRSQIGLVTQEPALLSLSIRDNIAYGRDATMDQIVEAAKIAHAHAFISSLDKGYDTQVGRAGIALTEEEKIKLSVARAVLLNPSILLLDEVTGGLDFEAERSVQEALDLLMLGRSTIIIARRLSLIRNADYIAVMEEGQLVEMGTHDELLSRDGLYAELLRCEEATKLPKRMPIRNYKDAGVFQIEKDSSESLREPSSPKMNKSPSLQRIAGVFRPSDGFFNSQDSPKARSPPPEMMLENGADKEPSIKRQDSFEMRLPELPKIDVQSVNRQASNGSDPESPISPLLTSDPKNERSHSQTFSRPESHSDDMSVKMDLTKDARHRGQPSLWRLAELSLAEWLYAVLGSTGAAIFGSFNPLLAYVIGMVVTAYYRIDEANHLHGEVNKWCLVIACMGFVTVIANFLQHFYFGIMGEKMTERVRRMMFSAMLRNETGWFDEEENSADNLSMRLANDATFVRAAFSNRLSIFVQDSAAVIVAFLIGVLLQWRLALVALATLPVLCISAFAQKLWLAGFSRGIQEMHRKASLVLEDAVRNIYTVVAFCAGNKVMELYRLQLNKIFMKSFLHGVAIGFGFGFSQFLLFACNALLLWYTATCINNGYVHPPTALKVYMVFSFATFALVEPFGLAPYILKRRKSLISVFEIIDRVPKIDPDDSSAVKPPNVYGSIELKNVDFCYPSRPEVLVLSNFSLKVNGGQTIAVVGVSGSGKSTIISLIERFYDPVAGQIFLDGRDLKLYNLRWLRSHLGLVQQEPIIFSTTVRENILYARHNASEAEVKEAARIANAHHFISSLPHGYDTHVGMRGVDLTPGQKQRIAIARVILKNAPILLLDEASSSIESESSRVVQEALDTLVMGNKTTILIAHRAAMMRHVDNIVVLNGGRIVESGSHDSLVAKNGLYVRLMQPHFGKALRQHRLI; encoded by the exons ATGGTATCGAGAGGGCTGTTCGGTTGGTCCCCGCCGCACATACAGCCTCTCACTCCGGTGTCTGAGGTTTCGGAGCCGCCGGAGTCGCCGTCTCCGTATATTGATCCCGGTGCCGAGACTTCGGCGTCGCAGCAGGTTGAGGTGGAGGAGGAGATCGAGGAGCCAGAGGAGGTTGAGCCGCCGCCAGCTGCCGTGCCTTTCTCCCGCCTCTTCGCCTGCGCCGATCGTTTTGACTGGTTCCTTATGATCCTCGGCTCCGTCGCCGCCGCAGCTCACGGCACCGCTCTCGTCGTTTACTTGCATTTCTTTGCCAAAATCATCCATGTTCGTCAGCAAGATGACCAGTTTCACAGGTTCAAGGAG CTGGCTTTAACCATTGTTTATATTGCTGGGGGAGTTTTTGCCGCTGGTTGGATTG AGGTTTCATGTTGGATTTTGACCGGAGAACGGCAGACTGCTGTTATTAGGTCAAAATATGTTCAAGTATTGCTTAATCAAGATATGAGCTTTTTTGATACTTATGGGAATAATGGAGATATCGTGAGTCAAGTATTGAGTGATGTGCTGCTCATTCAGTCTGCACTTAGTGAAAAG GTTGGGAATTATATTCATAACATGGCTACATTCTTCGGtggtcttgttattggttttatCAATTGTTGGCAGATTGCATTGATAACATTAGCTACAGGTCCATTTATCGTTGCGGCAGGAGGAATATCAAATATATTCCTTCATAGGCTTGCTGAGAATATCCAGGATGCATATGCTGAAGCAGCTAGCATTGCTGAACAG GCAATTTCGTATATAAGGACCTTGTATGCATTTTCAAATGAAACTCTGGCTAAATATTCATATGCAACATCACTGCAAGCTACTCTTAGATATGGTATATTAATCAGTCTTGTTCAAGGGCTTGGTCTTGGATTTACATATGGGCTTGCAATATGTTCTTGTGCATTACAACTCTGGGTTGGAAAGTTCTTGGTTGTGCACAGAAAAGCTCATGGTGGTGAAATTATAACAGCTTTGTTTGCTGTGATTCTAAGTGGCTT GGGATTGAATCAAGCTGCAACGAATTTCTACTCATTTGATCAAGGGCGAATAGCTGCTTATAGATTGTTTGAGATGATAAGCCGGTCATCCTCATCTTTTAATCATGATGGCAGTGCCCCTGCTTCAGTGCAAGGGAATATAGAGTTCCGCAATGTTTATTTCAGTTATCTTTCTCGTCCTGAAATCCCTATCTTGAGTGGGTTTTATCTCACTGTTCCTGCTAAGAAAGCTGTGGCACTTGTTGGCAGAAATGGCTCTGGCAAAAGTAGTATTATTCCACTCATGGAGCGATTCTATGATCCTACATTAG GAGAAGTTCTTTTAGATGGTGAAAACATCAAGAATTTGAAACTGGAATGGCTTAGAAGCCAAATTGGACTGGTCACCCAGGAACCTGCATTGCTCAGTTTGAGTATAAGAGACAACATTGCTTATGGGAGGGATGCAACCATGGATCAAATTGTAGAGGCTGCTAAAATAGCTCATGCACATGCGTTTATCAGCTCCTTAGATAAAGGTTATGACACTCAG GTTGGGAGGGCTGGTATAGCTTTGACAGAAGAGGAGAAAATAAAACTATCTGTTGCAAGAGCTGTGCTTTTGAATCCATCGATTCTTCTGCTTGATGAGGTTACTGGTGGACTTGATTTTGAGGCTGAGAGGTCTGTTCAGGAGGCCCTTGATCTACTTATGTTGGGACGCTCAACAATAATAATTGCTCGAAGGCTTAGTCTCATACGTAATGCTGATTATATAGCTGTTATGGAGGAAGGTCAACTTGTTGAAATGGGTACTCATGATGAGTTATTAAGCCGGGATGGCTTATATGCAGAGCTTCTTCGCTGTGAAGAAGCCACAAAACTTCCCAAAAG GATGCCTATTCGGAACTACAAGGATGCTGGAGTTTTCCAAATTGAGAAAGATTCTTCAGAAAGTTTGAGAGAACCATCATCCCCCAAAATGAATAAATCACCCTCTCTTCAAAGAATTGCTGGAGTATTTCGTCCTTCGGATGGCTTCTTTAACTCACAAGATTCACCAAAAGCACGGAGCCCACCACCTGAGATGATGCTAGAAAATGGTGCAGATAAGGAGCCATCGATAAAAAGGCAGGACAGTTTTGAAATGAGACTGCCAGAGCTGCCCAAGATTGATGTCCAGTCTGTGAATCGACAAGCATCAAATGGTTCCGACCCAGAATCCCCTATTTCACCTCTATTAACGTCTGATCCTAAAAATGAACGCTCTCATTCCCAGACTTTTAGTAGGCCAGAGAGTCATTCTGATGATATGTCAGTGAAAATGGATCTAACAAAGGATGCACGACATCGGGGGCAACCCTCACTTTGGAGGCTCGCTGAGCTTAGTTTGGCTGAGTGGCTTTATGCTGTGTTAGGAAGCACGGGTGCTGCTATCTTTGGTTCTTTCAACCCACTTCTTGCTTATGTTATTGGCATGGTGGTGACGGCTTACTATAGAATTGATGAGGCAAATCACTTGCATGGGGAAGTAAACAAGTGGTGCTTGGTCATTGCTTGCATGGGCTTCGTGACAGTTATTGCCAACTTTTTGCAGCATTTCTACTTTGGCATTATGGGGGAGAAAATGACAGAAAGGGTCAGGAGAATGATGTTTTCAG CCATGCTACGCAATGAAACTGGATGGTTCGATGAAGAGGAAAACAGTGCTGACAATTTATCCATGCGCTTGGCAAATGATGCTACATTTGTTCGAGCAGCTTTTAGCAATCGACTTTCAATATTTGTACAGGACAGTGCTGCAGTTATTGTTGCTTTTCTCATTGGTGTTTTGCTCCAATGGCGATTAGCACTTGTGGCTTTAGCAACACTtccagttctttgtatctctgcATTTGCACAG AAATTGTGGCTTGCTGGCTTTTCAAGAGGTATACAGGAAATGCACAGAAAGGCTTCTTTGGTTCTTGAAGATGCTGTTAGAAATATTTACACTGTTGTTGCATTTTGTGCTGGTAACAAGGTTATGGAGCTCTACAGGCTGCAGTTAAATAAGATATTTATGAAGAGCTTTCTTCATGGAGTGGCCATCGGTTTTGGATTTGGTTTTTCGCAGTTTCTACTCTTCGCTTGCAATGCCCTTCTACTTTGGTACACAGCAACATGTATAAATAATGGATATGTGCATCCGCCTACTGCACTCAAGGTGTACATGGTTTTCTCGTTTGCTACATTTGCACTTGTGGAGCCTTTTGGCTTGGCTCCTTACATACTTAAACGACGCAAATCTCTCATCTCGGTGTTTGAAATTATAGACCGTGTACCTAAAATTGATCCTGATGATAGCTCTGCAGTGAAGCCTCCCAATGTATATGGAAGCATTGAATTGAAAAATGTTGATTTCTGTTACCCTTCTCGGCCAGAAGTGTTGGTCTTGAGCAATTTCAGTTTGAAAGTCAATGGGGGACAAACAATTGCTGTTGTGGGAGTTTCTGGGTCTGGAAAGAGCACTATAATATCTTTGATAGAAAGATTTTATGATCCAGTTGCTGGGCAAATTTTTCTAGACGGGAGGGATTTAAAGCTATATAATTTAAGATGGTTGAGGAGCCACCTTGGTCTGGTTCAGCAGGAACCTATTATTTTCTCAACCACCGTAAGGGAAAACATCCTATATGCCAGGCACAATGCCAGTGAAGCTGAGGTGAAAGAGGCCGCAAGAATAGCAAATGCTCATCATTTCATTAGCAGTTTGCCTCATGGTTATGACACACATGTTGGGATGAGAGGTGTTGACTTAACTCCAGGACAGAAACAGAGAATTGCAATTGCTCGGGTAATTTTGAAAAATGCGCCTATCTTATTGTTGGATGAAGCCAGTTCATCTATTGAATCTGAGTCAAGCCGAGTGGTGCAAGAGGCTCTGGACACACTAGTCATGGGGAACAAGACCACTATTTTAATAGCGCACAGGGCTGCAATGATGAGACACGTAGATAACATTGTAGTCCTTAATGGAGGAAGGATAGTGGAGTCGGGAAGCCACGATTCACTGGTTGCAAAGAATGGCCTGTATGTCCGATTGATGCAACCTCATTTTGGCAAGGCATTGCGTCAGCATCGGCTCATTTAG
- the LOC112777175 gene encoding photosynthetic NDH subunit of lumenal location 1, chloroplastic, producing the protein MAVSSCSFTLVSPFLSHKSNDLPRNAATIPSSSAMDTTTSTVESKKQPIQKRRPLLLGIGALVANLQPSKLLLAEEVVPDKYRAFVDYIDGYSYVYPSDWKEFDFRAHDSAFKDRYLQLQNVRVRFIPTEKKDIRDMGPLEEVVSFLVKHRYAAPNQRPTIYDMQEKTVDGKHYYSFEYVLTSPNYSSASFATIAIGNGRYYTLIVGANERRWKRYRDQLKVVADSFRLLDI; encoded by the exons atggcagTCTCCTCCTGCTCTTTCACCTTGGTTTCTCCCTTTTTGTCCCACAAG TCAAATGATCTCCCTCGAAATGCAGCAACTATACCTTCCAGCAGTGCAATGGACACAACAACTTCCACTGTAGAAAGTAAGAAACAGCCTATTCAGAAAAGAAGACCGTTACTGTTAGGTATTGGAGCATTGGTAGCAAATTTACAACCATCAAAATTGCTCCTTGCTGAAG AAGTAGTGCCAGACAAATATCGTGCTTTTGTGGACTATATAGATGGGTATTCTTACGTATATCCTTCAGATTGGAAG GAATTTGACTTCAGGGCTCATGATTCTGCATTCAAAGACAGATATCTACAGTTGCAAAATGTGAGGGTGAGGTTCATACCAACTGAGAAGAAAGATATAAGAGATATGGGTCCATTGGAAGAG GTCGTATCATTTTTGGTCAAACATAGATATGCAGCACCAAATCAAAGACCAACAATATATGACATGCAGGAG AAAACGGTGGATGGAAAACATTACTATTCATTTGAATATGTGCTTACTTCTCCAAATTACTCAAGTGCCTCATTTGCAACAATTGCTATAGGAAACG GAAGGTACTACACGTTAATTGTGGGAGCCAATGAGAGGCGATGGAAAAGATATCGAGATCAGCTCAAAGTGGTGGCGGACTCCTTTCGTCTTCTTGACATCTGA
- the LOC112776821 gene encoding aquaporin TIP1-3-like yields the protein MAVYRIAIGSPREASSPAAIRAAFAEFFSMLIFVFAGQGSGMAYGKLTMGGPATPSGLIIASLSHAFALMVAVSVGANISGGHVNPAVTFGAFVGGNITFLRSILYWFAQCLGSVVACILLNFATGGMEISAFSLSNGVSVWNALIFEIVMTFGLVYTVYATAVDPKKGNVGIIAPVAIGLIVGANILVGGVFDGASMNPAVSFGPALVSWTWTNHWVYWAGPFIGSATAAILYDNIFIGDDGHQPLSNSDF from the exons ATGGCAGTGTATAGAATTGCAATTGGATCACCAAGGGAGGCTAGCAGTCCAGCTGCCATTAGAGCAGCATTTGCTGAGTTCTTTTCAATGCTCATTTTTGTTTTTGCTGGCCAAGGCTCTGGCATGGCTTATG GCAAGCTTACAATGGGTGGACCCGCAACACCTTCAGGTCTCATAATTGCGTCACTATCCCATGCATTTGCGCTAATGGTGGCGGTTTCTGTTGGTGCAAACATTTCAGGTGGCCATGTCAACCCTGCTGTCACATTCGGTGCCTTCGTTGGAGGAAACATAACCTTCTTGAGAAGCATTCTTTATTGGTTTGCACAGTGTCTTGGTTCTGTTGTTGCTTGCATTCTTCTCAATTTCGCCACCGGTGGAATG GAAATATCAGCTTTCTCTCTATCTAATGGGGTGTCAGTGTGGaatgcattaatctttgagataGTGATGACTTTTGGATTGGTATACACAGTTTATGCAACAGCAGTGGATCCAAAGAAGGGTAATGTGGGAATTATAGCCCCAGTAGCAATTGGGCTGATTGTGGGTGCAAATATCTTGGTTGGTGGTGTGTTTGATGGTGCATCAATGAACCCAGCAGTGTCATTTGGGCCAGCTTTGGTTAGCTGGACATGGACCAACCATTGGGTCTATTGGGCCGGCCCATTCATTGGTTCAGCAACTGCTGCCATTCTCTATGATAATATATTCATTGGTGATGATGGTCATCAACCCCTTTCTAATAGTGACTTCTAA
- the LOC112777371 gene encoding F-box protein At2g39490: protein MEVTTTTTSIEGMFSTFPDEILGSIVSFLPKESALETSLISKRWRQLWNQVLLAHGSLHDITAVLAKFLANFEEHDPLKHPRKLHFHYVHHQEQEEDSVMLATIATNSKLLLDFSVSDDINHKELEARYDLQLIMPQKHVPSSPSSSTFLVKTLHLKSVRDLTSVVVSSIVSNLEHLENLVISDCSGLKSLLIESESKLHKLSILDCLHLKYLHLRTSKLKSFRYRGLLPRIWPESHFNLTHAKLDFRLGPISSDFRSEDFDESLLTIKNSEVLTLCQWTFEALIWPSISPSSCNFIFYKLKELCWIGSHKDENSINALVSFLKLCPALEQLSFKIDPKSYSYWGSRTKFSCFKQATKYKELQHLKLIRLMGFTNRVEEISVAKRLVGLVAMSGKVPKIEASDGTHIE from the exons ATGGaagttactactactactactagtaTAGAGGGTATGTTCAGCACTTTTCCAGATGAAATTCTAGGCAGCATAGTTTCATTTCTGCCAAAAGAATCTGCACTTGAAACCAGTCTCATTTCCAAAAGATGGAGACAACTCTGGAACCAAGTTCTTCTTGCACATGGATCCTTACATGATATTACTGCCGTCCTTGCCAAATTCCTGGCCAATTTTGAGGAGCATGATCCATTGAAGCATCCGAGGAAGCTACACTTTCACTATGTTCATcatcaagaacaagaagaagatagTGTTATGTTGGCAACTATTGCAACCAACAGTAAACTCCTTCTTGATTTCTCTGTTTCTGATGATATTAATCACAAAGAACTCGAAGCGCGCTACGATCTTCAGCTTATAATGCCACAAAAACATGTtccatcatcaccatcatcatccacTTTCTTGGTGAAAACACTTCATTTGAAATCAGTGAGGGATTTGACAAGTGTGGTAGTTTCTTCTATTGTTTCGAATTTGGAGCACCTTGAGAACTTGGTAATCAGTGATTGCAGTGGATTGAAGTCTTTGTTGATTGAGTCTGAATCCAAGCTTCACAAGTTGAGCATCTTAGATTGCCTGCACCTCAAGTATCTCCATCTAAGAACTTCTAAGCTTAAATCTTTCAGATACCGCGGTCTTCTTCCTCGGATTTGGCCAGAATCACACTTCAACTTGACTCATGCCAAGCTTGATTTCAGGCTAGGTCCAATTAGCAGTGACTTCAGGTCAGAAGATTTCGATGAATCGCTATTAACCATAAAGAATTCCGAAGTTCTTACTCTATGTCAATGGACTTTTGAG GCACTGATATGGCCATCAATTTCTCCTTCAAGTTGTAACTTCATATTCTACAAATTAAAGGAGTTGTGTTGGATTGGAAGTCATAAGGATGAAAACAGCATCAATGCCTTAGTCTCCTTCTTGAAATTATGCCCTGCCTTGGAGCAACTTTCTTTTAAG ATTGATCCTAAGAGCTATTCATATTGGGGTTCAAGAACAAAGTTCTCATGCTTTAAGCAAGCAACTAAGTACAAGGAACTGCAACATCTAAAGCTGATAAGGTTAATGGGATTTACAAATAGAGTGGAGGAAATATCAGTAGCAAAAAGATTAGTTGGACTAGTAGCCATGAGTGGAAAGGTTCCAAAGATAGAGGCATCAGATGGGACTCACATAGAGTAA
- the LOC112776371 gene encoding phragmoplastin interacting protein 1, giving the protein MVLSNKKLKQKLRAALAKQQSNSDVVGVDAPSSSSPSSHSLKTLLDSSAHKPVLSKREKRRKLRSLEHPPAEASPKAAHEVEGSNKENGSEGLGSKKKNKKRKVKDDADVATEAPNDAEKSTNKKKKKKQKQQKKKKKTKTVEQNNSNHEGEVPQATVLNESSNNTNANSSQDGCDDPTKVYVGGIPYYSTEDDIRSYFESCGTITEVDCMCFPESGKFRGIAIISFKTEAAAKRALALDGADMGGLFLKIQPYKATRVNKISDFAPKIMEGYNRTYVGNLSWDITEEELRKFFSNCNIASLRFGMDKDTGEFRGYAHVDFSDSQSLKTALTMDQKFLSGRPVRISCAVPLKKKPTTHTTAVTTTTTTSNGVDGKKSTSTVSAVSGKIKRRTCYECGEKGHLSSDCPKKQTTDPAST; this is encoded by the exons atggTTCTATCAAACAAGAAGCTGAAGCAGAAGCTTAGAGCTGCATTGGCCAAACAGCAAAGCAACTCTGATGTAGTTGGTGTTGatgccccttcttcttcttctccttcttctcattCTCTCAAAACTCTTCTTGACTCTTCTGCCCACAAGCCCGTATTATCCAAGAGAGAGAAACGCCGAAAGCTTCGATCTTTGGAACACCCTCCAGCTGAGGCTTCTCCAAAAGCTGCCCATGAAGTTGAAGGAAGCAACAAGGAAAATGGCTCAGAGGGTTTGGGCagtaagaagaagaataagaagaggaaGGTAAAGGATGATGCTGATGTTGCAACTGAAGCTCCCAATGATGCTGAGAAATCgacgaacaagaagaagaagaagaagcagaagcagcagaagaagaaaaagaagaccaAAACGGTGGAGCAAAACAATTCCAATCATGAAGGGGAAGTGCCACAAGCTACAGTGTTGAATGAGAGTAGTAATAATACTAATGCTAATAGCAG TCAAGATGGTTGTGATGATCCTACAAAGGTTTATGTGGGGGGAATTCCCTATTACTCAACCGAGGATGATATTCGAAGTTATTTTGAGAGCTGTGGCACCATAACTGAAGTTGATTGCATGTGTTTTCCTGAGAGTGGCAAGTTTAGAGGGATTGCCATTATTAGTTTTAAG ACAGAAGCAGCAGCAAAACGTGCATTGGCTCTTGATGGAGCTGACAT GGGAGGACTCTTTCTTAAAATCCAGCCATACAAAGCAACTCGAGTCAATAAAATATCAGATTTTGCTCCAAAGATCATGGAAGGATACAATAGAACATATGTTGGGAATTTGTCATGGGATATAACCGAGGAAGAACTCAGAAAATTCTTCTCGAATTGCAACATAGCTTCGCTGCGATTTGGTATGGACAAGGATACTGGAGAATTTCGAGGGTATGCGCATGTGGATTTCAGTGATAGTCAGTCACTAAAAACAGCTCTTACAATGGACCAAAAGTTTTTGTCCGGGAGACCTGTCAGGATAAGTTGCGCAGTTCCTTTGAAGAAGAAACCAACAACGCATACAACCGCTGTGACTACAACTACAACTACAAGTAATGGGGTTGATGGCAAGAAATCAACTTCCACTGTTTCCGCTGTAAGTGGCAAGATAAAGAGGAGGACATGCTATGAGTGTGGCGAAAAAGGACATCTTTCATCAGACTGCCCAAAGAAACAAACTACGGATCCAGCTTCAACCTGA
- the LOC112775870 gene encoding protein SOSEKI 4, with product MLERMEMVVEGEARMRAAVVVYYLSRNGQLEHPHLMEVPFSSSTLLSLKDVLNRLTYLRGEGMRNMYSWSSKRSYRNGFVWQDLTENDFIYPTNGHDEYVLKGTLLIQPSHSLTSFDDTLSSDADHADSSSSSTTAVKVYKANACTNAANASTQTDNKNQLDAVSDNNDGISISISCSGSGSGSGDIRNQKTEIDRPSGRMKASASALMHFIRCRSSSMDYAN from the exons ATGCTAGAAAGAATGGAAATGGTGGTTGAAGGCGAAGCAAGGATGAGAGCCGCAGTAGTAGTATACTATCTCTCCCGAAATGGCCAGCTGGAGCATCCACATCTCATGGAGGTTCCATTCTCTTCTTCTACACTCTTGTCTCTCAAAG ATGTGCTAAACAGATTGACTTATCTCCGTGGAGAAGGAATGCGCAACATGTATTCTTGGTCCTCAAAAAG GAGTTACAGAAACGGATTTGTGTGGCAAGATTTGACAGAGAACGATTTCATTTACCCGACTAACGGCCACGATGAGTATGTTCTCAAAGGAACGCTACTCATTCAACCTTCTCACAGTCTCACCTCTTTTGACGACACGTTAAGCTCCGATGCCGATCATGCAGACTCGTCGTCTTCATCCACCACCGCCGTCAAGGTTTACAAGGCAAACGCATGCACCAATGCTGCTAATGCTTCCACTCAGACCGACAACAAGAACCAACTTGATGCGGTGAGTGATAATAATGAcggaatttcaatttcaatttcttgttctgGATCTGGATCTGGATCTGGTGATATAAGAAACCAGAAGACGGAGATTGATCGACCAAGCGGGAGGATGAAGGCTTCTGCTTCTGCACTTATGCATTTCATCAGGTGTCGATCTTCTTCAATGGATTATGCCAATTAA
- the LOC112775869 gene encoding protein ALP1-like: MGSIRGIKKRKKADNNNNDAPFHSQLQRPSDWWHLFSRRISGPLSQFKDLDKFESVFKISRKTFNYICSLVEEDMLARSSNCTDLKGIHLSLNDQVAIALRRLSSGESLQAVGDSFGLNQSTVSQVTWRFVEAMEERGLHHLSWPSTEIEMEEIKARFESIRGLSNCCGAVDTTHILMTLPATDSVTNVWVDHEKNCSMILQAIVDPNLRFRDIVTGWPGSLSDDHVLRSSAFFKLAEEGKRLNGKKKMLEGTMLREYIIGDTGFPLVPWLLTPYKGKGLSDVQVEFNRRVVATQMIAKRALARLKEMWKIIQGVMWKPDKHKLPRIILVCCILHNIVIDMEDEVLHGMPLCHQHDSGYKDQICESADNSAASKIRDKFSSYLSRKMPN, encoded by the exons ATGGGTTCCATAAGAGGaatcaagaagaggaagaaggctgacaacaacaacaacgatgCCCCATTCCACTCCCAACTTCAACGCCCCTCCGATTGGTGGCACCTCTTCTCCCGCAGAATTTCAG GACCTTTATCACAATTTAAGGATTTAGACAAATTTGAATCTGTTTTCAAGATCTCAAGAAAGACATTCAATTATATATGTTCTCTTGTGGAAGAAGATATGCTGGCTAGATCATCAAATTGCACTGATTTAAAGGGCATACATTTGTCTTTGAATGACCAAGTAGCCATTGCTCTTAGGAGGCTTAGTTCTGGTGAGTCATTGCAAGCCGTTGGCGACTCGTTTGGGCTGAACCAGTCAACTGTTTCCCAGGTAACTTGGCGGTTTGTGGAAGCAATGGAAGAGAGAGGGCTACACCATCTTAGTTGGCCATCAACTGAAATCGAAATGGAAGAGATAAAGGCTCGATTTGAGAGCATACGAGGCCTTTCCAATTGTTGCGGCGCAGTTGACACCACACACATACTGATGACTTTGCCTGCCACAGATTCGGTGACCAATGTGTGGGTTGATCATGAGAAGAACTGTAGCATGATCTTGCAAGCCATTGTGGATCCGAATTTGAGATTTCGCGACATAGTTACCGGTTGGCCTGGTAGTCTGAGTGATGATCACGTGCTTCGAAGCTCTGCTTTCTTCAAACTTGCTGAAGAAGGAAAGAGGTTGAATGGAAAAAAGAAAATGCTCGAAGGAACAATGCTAAGGGAATACATAATTGGAGATACAGGATTTCCCCTTGTGCCATGGCTTCTTACACCTTACAAAGGCAAAGGCCTGTCGGATGTTCAGGTCGAGTTTAACAGACGGGTCGTCGCAACTCAAATGATAGCGAAAAGGGCATTGGCTAGGCTGAAGGAGATGTGGAAGATAATCCAAGGTGTGATGTGGAAGCCTGATAAGCACAAGTTACCAAGAATTATTCTTGTTTGCTGCATATTGCATAACATTGTTATTGATATGGAAGATGAAGTACTGCATGGCATGCCATTGTGCCATCAGCATGATTCCGGATATAAAGACCAAATTTGTGAATCTGCCGACAATTCTGCAGCTTCAAAAATCAGAGACAAGTTTTCTTCCTACTTATCAAGAAAAATGCCAAATTGA